The following coding sequences are from one Lolium rigidum isolate FL_2022 chromosome 6, APGP_CSIRO_Lrig_0.1, whole genome shotgun sequence window:
- the LOC124668397 gene encoding mitogen-activated protein kinase 10-like, with amino-acid sequence MQQDQRKKSSAEAEFFTEYGDASRYKIQEIVGKGSYGVVCSAIDVHTGEKVAIKKIHDIFEHISDAARILREIKLLRLLRHPDIVEIKHIMLPPSRRDFKDIYVVFELMESDLHQVIKANDDLTKEHYQFFLYQLLRALKYIHTANVYHRDLKPKNILANSNCKLKICDFGLARVAFNDTPTTIFWTDYVATRWYRAPELCGSFFSKYTPAIDVWSIGCIFAEVLTGKPLFPGKNVVHQLDLMTDLLGTPSMDTISRVRNEKARRYLSSMRKKEPIPFSHKFPNADPLALDLLQRLLAFDPKDRPTAEESLSHPYFKGLAKIEREPSCQPITKMEFEFERRRVTKDDIRELIFREILEYHPQLLKDYTNGTERTTFLYPSAVDQFRKQFAHLEENTENGPVVPMDRKHTSLPRSTIVHSAPIHGKEQPRIGPSRDKPLSEESYRNSRDSEIYSANLQRTSQAPQRVPTARPGRVVGPVQPYENGGINDPYDPRRVVMNSGYPPQQQIPQTYGYYQTPAKSACSEPLQAERYTLHQQAYACANSSTVPDVALDMRAPPFHQSSGPKRGSSDRLSAETNLYTRSLNGIAATTSGVAASAHRKVSVVPYGMSQMY; translated from the exons ATGCAGCAGGATCAGCGCAAGAAG AGTTCCGCGGAGGCCGAGTTCTTCACGGAGTATGGCGACGCAAGTCGATACAAGATCCAGGAAATCGTTGGCAAGGGCAGCTACGGTGTCGTGTGCTCTGCAATAGATGTCCACACCGGAGAGAAAGTGGCGATAAAGAAGATACATGATATCTTTGAGCACATCTCTGATGCTGCGCGGATTCTCCGTGAGATCAAGCTTCTGAGGCTCCTGAGACATCCTGACATTGTTGAGATAAAGCATATCATGTTACCTCCATCCAGAAGAGACTTCAAAGATATATATGTTGTTTTCGAGCTCATGGAGTCTGATCTCCACCAAGTTATAAAGGCCAACGATGACTTGACCAAGGAGCATTACCAGTTCTTTCTCTACCAGTTACTCCGGGCTCTCAAGTACATTCACACTG CCAACGTTTATCACCGGGACCTAAAGCCAAAGAACATATTGGCAAATTCTAACTGCAAACTGAAAATTTGTGATTTTGGATTGGCACGAGTTGCATTCAACGATACCCCGACAACAATCTTTTGGACG GACTATGTTGCAACAAGATGGTATAGAGCTCCAGAGCTCTGTGGGTCCTTCTTTTCAAAG TATACACCAGCTATTGATGTCTGGAGCATTGGATGCATCTTTGCTGAGGTTTTGACAGGGAAACCTTTGTTTCCTGGTAAAAATGTTGTACATCAGTTAGATTTGATGACAGATCTTCTGGGCACACCGTCCATGGATACAATTTCTCGG GTCCGGAATGAGAAAGCAAGGAGGTATCTGAGCAGCATGAGAAAGAAAGAGCCAATTCCATTTTCGCATAAGTTCCCTAATGCAGATCCTTTGGCCTTAGACCTTTTGCAAAGGCTTTTAGCATTCGATCCGAAGGACCGCCCAACCGCTGAAGAG TCACTGTCTCATCCCTACTTCAAAGGGCTTGCCAAGATTGAGAGAGAACCATCCTGCCAACCAATCACAAAAATGGAGTTCGAGTTTGAGCGTAGAAGAGTAACAAAAGATGATATAAGGGAgcttatctttcgtgagatactgGAATACCATCCACAATTGCTCAAAGACTACACCAATGGCACTGAGAGGACAACCTTTCTATACCCAAG TGCCGTTGATCAATTCAGGAAGCAATTTGCtcatctcgaagaaaatactgaaAATGGCCCTGTAGTTCCAATGGATAGAAAGCACACCTCTCTTCCTAG GTCAACTATAGTTCACTCAGCTCCAATTCATGGCAAGGAACAACCCCGTATTGGCCCATCACGGGATAAACCTTTGTCTGAGGAGTCTTATAGAAATTCTCGAGATTCAGAAATATATTCTGCCAATCTCCAGAGGACCTCACAGGCTCCACAAAGAGTGCCAACAG CAAGACCTGGAAGAGTTGTTGGTCCAGTTCAGCCTTATGAAAATGGTGGCATCAATGATCCATATGACCCACGAAGAGTGGTAATGAACTCAGGCTATCCTCCCCAACAACAAATCCCACAAACATACGGTTATTATCAGACGCCAGCAAAGTCAGCTTGCTCTGAGCCGTTGCAGGCTGAAAGGTATACGCTGCACCAGCAGGCCTATGCTTGTGCAAACAGTTCAACTGTGCCCGATGTTGCTCTGGACATGAGAGCACCCCCTTTCCATCAATCATCAGGGCCGAAAAGGGGTTCTTCCGATAGGTTGTCAGCAGAGACAAACCTATACACGAGATCCCTTAACGGCATTGCTGCAACTACATCAGGAGTGGCGGCAAGTGCTCACAGAAAGGTCAGCGTTGTTCCCTATGGCATGTCGCAGATGTATTAG